Part of the Pseudodesulfovibrio mercurii genome is shown below.
GCTTCGTCCGCTTCGGCTGGCGGGATTACGACGTCAGGACCGGCAAATGGTCCGCGCCGGACCCCATCGGGGACAAGGGCGGCGACCCGGACTGGTACGGGTATTGTCTGGACGACCCGGTGAACGGGGTTGATCCGGCGGGGTTGGAAGGCGGATTTTGGGATGGCGTGAAGAAAATCGAAGCGGGCTTCGGCAAGCTGTGGGACAAGGCCCCGGCCGGTATCGGTGAGGCCGTTACCAAGGGCGTGAAGGGGGCTGGCAAGGCATTGAGCAAAACGGCGGACGCCTTTGCCACCAACAAGGATTTGCAAAAATATACGGCGATCGCCTTAGGTGCGGGGGCTCTCCCCATCGTGGCGGCGACAGGCTCGGCAGTGGTGCCGGCGGCCATCGGAGCCGCCATGCAGCATCCGGAAAGATTGGCTGTCGCGTCCAAGGCGGCAACTGATTTTGCAACCGGAGCGTTCGACCCAGGGCCTCCGCCGATGACCAAGGCGGGTATAGCCGGATACGCCGTGAACAAGGCCTATGAGTGGAGTAAACAATGAGAGTGAAATTGTCTGAAATTCTGTTGGGGGAATTGCTTGTCGGAGTCGGTGCGTTGGAAATAGGCGCAGGCAAGGCTGGTGTATATGGCTACCCCCAACCCTTGTGGACGGCCTATCTCCTTGTCGCCATCGGCGTCGCACTCCCTTTGGTTGCTTGGTATTTGCGGCGGCCGCAGAAAGATGAGGACCAGACGGTTTAACTGTTGGGCCACCCATTTGCCAAGGAATGGCCAGGTATTACCCGGCGGCAGAACGACGGCCCGGTCCAGGCTCGCCGCCCCGAAAAAACAACGCCCCCGTCCCGATGATTCGGGGCGGGGGCATTCGTTGCTTGTCCGGGGACGGCTACTCGTCGTATTCGTACTCGATGTCGATGTGGATGGTCTTTTCGTAGCGCTTTTCCAGGTCCGCGAGGATGCCGCGCTTGTTGTTCAGCAGGTAGATGGCCAGTTCCTCCTCGCAGTCGTACTGGACCTCGTCGGAGCCGGGCTTGCGCAGGTCGCGGTGGATGTCCTTGAGGGCCTGGAGGGCCTGCCATTCCATGTTCCGGCGGATGCCCGTGCCCTTGCAGCAGGGGCAGGGCTCGGTGGAGATGGCGATGGCCGAGGAGCCCAGCCGCTGGCGGACCAGCTCCATGAGCCCGAAGGAGGAGATGCGCGAGACGTCGGTCCGGGCGCGGTCGTTCTTCATTTCCGCGCGCATGACCTTCTCCACCTCGCGGCAGTCCTTGGGGTTCTTCATCTCGATGAAGTCGATGACCACCTGGCCGCCGATGTCGCGCAGCCGCAGCTGGCGGGCGATCTCGCGGGCGGCCTCCACGTTGGTCTTGAGCGCCATCTTCTGGAAATTCTTCTCGCCGCCGATCTTGCCGGAGTTGATGTCCACGGCGGTCAGGGCCTCGGTGGCGTCGAAGACCAGCCGCCCGCCCGAGGGCATGGACGCCTCGCGGGAGTAGATCTCCTCCACCTGCTTGACCAGGTTGAACCGCTCCAGCAGGGACAGCTCGTTGTCCTCGTGCAGCCGGACCAGGTTGTTCTTGCGCGGGAAGGCCAGCTTGACGAACTGGTGGACCTGCTCATAGGTCTCCTTGTCGTCCACCCAGATCTCGGTGATGTCCAGGGTCAGGTAGTCGCGCACGGCCCGGGCGGCCAGGCCGAGCTCCTGGTAGACCGGCGCCGGGGCCTTGACCTTCTGGGCGTTGGCCCGGATGTCGGTCCACAGCCGGTTCAGGTACTTGAAGTCGCGCTCCAGGGCGGCCTTGGACTGGCCCACGGCCGCGGTGCGGGCGATGAGCCCCACGCCCTCGGCGGTCTCGAACCCCTCCAGGGCGGTCTTGAGGCGATCCCGCTCCTTCTCGTCCTCGATCTTGCGCGAGACCCCGATCTGGCTGCGGCCCACGGTGTAGACGAAGCAGCGGCCGGGCAGGGAGAGGTAGGAGGTCAGGAACGCGCCCTTCTTGCCTGTGGGTTCCTTGACCACCTGGACCAGGACCTCCTGGCCGGGCTTGAGCACCTTCTGCATGAGCGGGAAGCGCTGGCCCTTCTTGGTGGGCACCTCGTTGATGTAGTATTCGGGGTGGACCTCGTCGATCTGCAGAAAGCCGTTGCGCTCGGCCCCGTAGTTGATGAACGCGGCCTGCAACCCGTTGTCGATGTTGTGGATGTAGCCCTTGTAGATGTTGCCCTTGGTCTTGGCCTGGTGGACCATCTCAACGTAATACTCGTTGACCTTGCCCTCCTCGGCGATGACGACCTCGACCTGTTCTCCCGGCAGCACGGAGATGAACATCTTCTGCCGTTTCTTCTTGGTCATGGAAACCTCTTGACGAGAAATGTGTGCGTCTGATCCCGGCGCGCCCTCAGTCTTCGATGACATGGCCCGTTCCGTGGTAAAATGTCTCCCCCCGGTCATCCCGGCGGGTCACTTCGCCCATTTTTTCGAGGGCTTCCACGGCCTGGCGAACCCTCTCGAGGTCCGCGCCCAGGGCCTGGGCCAGCTGTTCGGCGGTCTGGGGCCTGCGGCTCAGGGAGGCGGTCACGGCAGCGGTCATCCGCTCCAGGCTCATCTCCTTGCCCGCATGGGCCCGCCGCCCGTCCGGGCGGGTCTCCCCGCCTCCGAGCGCCAGGCGCCAACGGCTTAAAACCTCCCCGTCCACGGGGCGGACCCCCTTGACCGTGCCGGGACGGGTCAGCGTGACCACGTCCACCCGGTCGGGGGCAAGCCGTTGGCAGAAAATCCGTAGCCTGCCGAGGTTCTCGTCGGAATCGTTAATTCCTTCGGCAAGCAAAATTTCCAAAAATATCTTTCCCTTGAATTCATTCCTGAAGGCAAGGAGCCCGTCGGCCACGGCCTCGGGCGTGATGGCCTCGTCCGGCCGGTTCACCCTGGTGAATTCCTCGGGCACCAGGGAGTCCATGCTGGGCAGGACCACGTCGGCGGCGCACAGTTCGCGCCGCACCTCGGGGTCGGTCATCAGGCTGGCGTTGGTCAGCACGGCCACGGGGATCCCCGGAAAGAGCGCCTTGGCCCCGAGGATGATCCGCTCCATGTCCGCGTTCAGGCACGGTTCGCCCAGGCCGCCGAGGGTGATCATGTCCGGCGGCTCCAGCCCTTCCTCCTTCCACTGGGACAGTTCCCGGAGGATGTCGGCCGCCGGAACGTAGACCCTGCGCTCGCAGGTCCGGTTCCTGGTGGCGCCCACCTCGCAGTAGACGCAGTCCATGGAACAGATGCGGTCGCCGAGCAGGTCGAGTCCGAGGGAGCGGCCGAGCCGCCCGCTCATGACCGGGCCGAAGACGTATTTGTATGCCATGTCCTGTCGCGTTCCTTGGAAGGAGTCCTTAACCCTTGCCAGCTTATTAAGTACCCGTGCCGTTCTGTCAAGTTCGGGGGACAGTTTCGGCAAAACGGGGAATTAATAATTGGACCACGGGAACGGCCGGGATAGGGTGTAACAGAGCCCCCCCTGGTCCCGGAGGAACCGTTCGTGCTGGAAATCACCCTGGAAATTCTGAGATTCTGCGTCCTCTCCGTGGCGCTCGGCCTGTTCATCCACGCCGACCGGACCGTGACCTACGGCCGCCGGGGCTTCCTGCTGATCAAGATCGGCTTCCTGCTCATCCTCTTCGGCATCTTCATGGAAATCACCAACAAGCTCGACATCCCGGGCTGGGCCATGGTCGGCGACGTGCACCTGCACATCTACCTGGCCAAGCTCCTGGGCCAGTTGGCCGGATCGATCCTGCTCCTGGCCGGGCTGTGGTTCTGGCTGCCGTCCATCCGGACCATGGACGAGGTCCGGGATGAGCTGGACCGGGCCCGGAGCGACCTGGAGGAGCACTTCCTGGCCCGGACCCGCGACCTCGAGCAGGAGGTGGACCGGCGGTGCAAGGCCGAGGCCGAGGGGCGCATCGCGGACGAGCGCCGCCGCATCCTGTTCGAGAACAGCCCGGTGGGCATCACCCACGGCTTCGTGGGCGGCCGGTTCGTGGAGCGCAACAAGGCCTACGCCCGCATGCTCGGCTACGACTCCCCCGAGGAGATGGCCCAGGCCCAGGCCCTGGCGGGCGACACCTTCTCCCACATGGTGGACCCGGCCGACGAGGAGCGCATCGTCAACCTGGCCCGGACCGAGGACGCGGTCCAGGGGCTGACCGTGCGCATGCGCCGCAAGGACGGGGCCATCCGCTGGATCCGCCTGGACATGGCCATGGCCCGGGACCACCACGGCCAGAACTACTATTTCTACGCCTTTGCCCTGGACAAGACCGAGAGCCGCGAGCGCGCCGAGGCCCTGGCCCGGTCCAAGCGCCGCCTCAAGGGCATCCTCCACTCCCTGCCCGTGGGCGTCTTCGTGGTCGATCTCAAACGGCACACCCTGGTTGACGCCAACCCCGAGGCCCTGGCCATGAGCGGCCACACCCGGCAGGAGCTGGTGGGCCAGCCCTGCGGCGACATCCTGTGCGGGGACACCGACTTATGTCCCTGGCGGACCGAGGATGGCCACGTGGAAGTGGAGGAGAGCTTCCTGGTCCGCAAGGACGGCACCCGGCTGCCGGTGCTCAAGAACATGGTCTCCACCGTGGTGGACGGCCGCGAGAGCATGGTGGTCAGCGTCCAGGACATCTCCGAACAGAAACGGCTCGAAGAGCTGCGCGCGGACGTGGACCGCATCGTGACCCATGACCTCAAGGCGCCGATCATCGGCGTCATCGACGGCTGCCGCCTGCTGCTCATGGAGGAGGAGCGCCTGGACGGCGAACTGAGCGAGATGCTGCACCTCATCGAGCACCAGGCGGAAAAGGCCCTGCGCCTGATCGGCCTGTCCCTGACCCTGTACCGCATCGAGGCCGGGACCTACGCCTACGAGCCCGAGCCCACGGACCTCATGGCCGTGATCCGCGAGGCCCTGGGCAACCTGGGCGGCCGGATCGCGGACCGGGGCCAGACCGTGGCCGTGAGCCTCGACGGCCGCCCGGACGACGGGCGGGACGCCCTGGTGGTGCCCGCCAACCCCCTGCTCCTGGAGACCATGGTCTCCAACCTGCTGCTCAACGCCGTGGAGGCCGCCCCGGACGGGGGCGCGATCTCGGTGCGCGTCGCCCCGGGCGACCCGACCGTCCTGGTCATCGCCAATCCGGGGGCCGTGCCCGGGTCCCTGCGCGAGACCTTCTTCGACAAGTACGCCACCCACGGCAAACAGGGCGGCACGGGCCTGGGGACCTATTCGGCCCGGCTGGCGGCCACGGCCATGGGCGGGGCCATCGCCCTCGAGGTCTCCGACGCCGAGGACCGGACCACCCTGCGCGTGACCCTGCCCGGCGCGTGAGCCCCTTTTCCTTGACTTCCGGCCTTGCGGACCGTACTCAGGGCCATCGCTTTCAGGAGGCCTGACAACCATGATCGAACCCGGACAGCTCATTCTGCTCATCAGCCACAAGGGCAAGCGCTACCTGCGCAAACTCGAGGCCGGCGGCGAGGTCCACACCCATGACGGCAAGCTGCTCATGGACGAGGTGGCCGAGGCCGGCTTCGGCCAGTACGTCAAGACCCACCTGGGCAAGTCGTACCTGGTGCTCAAGCCCACCCTGCACGACCTGATCAAGGGGGTGAAGCGCCAGACCCAAATCATGTACCCCAAGGAAATCGGCTACCTGATGATGAAGCTGGGCATCGGCCCCGGCTCCACGGTCATCGAGTCCGGCACGGGCTCGGGCGGCCTGACCACGGCGCTCGCCTGGTTCGTGGGCGACACCGGCAAGGTCATCACCTATGAGCGGCGCGCCGACTTCTACAAGCTGGCGGGCAAGAACCTGGAGCGCGTCGGGCTGGCCCACCGCGTGGAGCAGGTCAACCGGAACATCGAGGACGGCTTCCTGCACTCGGGCGCGGACGCCCTGTTCCTGGACGTGCGCACCCCCTGGGAATACCTCGGCGCCATCCCCGACGCGGTCATCCCCGGCGCCATGTGCGGCTTCCTGCTGCCCACGGTCAACCAGGTGTCCGACCTGCTGCGCGGCCTGGAGGACGGCCCCTTCGCCGAGCTGGAGGTCCTGGAGATCCTGGTCCGCCGCTGGAAGCCCGTGGCCGACCGGCTGCGTCCGGACGACCGCATGGTCGCCCACACCGGCTTCCTGGTCTTCGCCCGGTACATGGAGCAGCCCGAGGTCCAGCCCCTGCCCGGGGACGAGCCCGAGGGCATCCCGGACAGCGCCCTGTCCGACGAGGACCCGGACGACGCCCCCGTGACGGAGGACGACCCCGACGCCCTCGAGGTCTAGCCCCGACATTTCAAGGCCCGCTCCCCGCAGCGGGCCTTTTTCTTCCGCCCCGCCGGGCGGGAACCCGCGCCCCGTGCGCCCCCGGCCCTCCCCTCCCGACGGGCCCGCCGTTTGTAACAAATAATGTTGCCCGCCCCGGCTCGACAACGGCGGCGCGAAGCAGTATGGTGTTCGCCCGCATTCGGCATGCCGTCCGCCCGTACCGGCCCACGCGGACCACGGCCCTGGAACAACGCCCGCCCACCGAGGACACGCGCTTGAAGAACAGACGCACCACCCCCGAGGATCGACTCCGGCAACGCGCCCGCGAGCACGCCGCCCGCCTGCGGGACGGCGATGATCCCGTGGAGTTCTGGGCGGCCTTCTGCACGCAGGTCCTGGCCGAGGACGACGAGGCGGCCCCGTCCGGCGACGACTGTCCCCCGGACCCCAGGGCGTCGCGGCTGCACACCCTGTTCCTGAGCCTGCACACCCCGGTCCTGCTGCTCAACGCCGACTTCGAGGTGGAGGTCATGAACCCGGCGGCCGTGGAGCTGACCGGGGCCGGCGACCTGGAGGGCTGGTGCCGGGGCGAGCACGCGCCCGTGCCCCTGGCCGAACTGGCCCCCTGGCTGGCCCGCGCCCTGGAGGCCGAGGGGCTCGGCGAGGGGGTCGAGGCCTGCAAGCTGGACGTGCCCGTGGCCCGGCGGCACGGCGAGCGCCATTTCAACGTCTCGGTCTCCCCGACCGCCGATTTTTCCGACCGCCAAGACGGCTACGCCGTGGTCCTGGACGACATCACCGCCCGGGCCAGGGAGGAGCGCGAACTGGCCCGCGAGCGCAACCGGGCGGCCCACTATCTGGACGTGGTCGGGGCCATGGTCTTCACCCTGGACGCCGCCGGCAGGATCGACATGGTCAACCGGACCGCCTGCCGCGTGCTCGGGCACGCCGAAGGGGACCTCCTGGGCCGGGACTGGGTGGACACCCTGGTCCCCCTGCCCGACCGGGACGAGATCCGCGACTGCCTGTACCTGGTCCTGTCCGGCCAGGCCGGCGGAGAGGACGAACGCACCTTCCGGGTGCTCACCCGCGAGGGGAGCGAGCGGACGGTCCAATGGCAGAGCCAGCTCCTGACCACCGGGGGCGGGCTGCCCGTGGGCATGCTCGTGTCGGGCACGGACGTCACCGAGCAGCGGGCCATCGAGGAGGCCCTGGCCAAGAAGGAGCTGTGGCTGCGCAGCACCTTCGTGGGCCTGGGCGAGGCCGTGCTCATCCTCACCCCCGGCATGGAGATCCTGGACGCCAACCCCGCGGCCGAGGCCATGTTCCAGAAGACCCAGGCCGAGCTGGCCGGGCTGCCCGTGGGCGACCTGCACGTCAGCGCGAACCACTACGACGATTTTCTGGCCCGCTCCAGGGCCGCCTTCGAGGCCGGGGAACGCGCCCTGTTCGAGCTGCCCCTGAAACGGCGCAACGGCGAGATCTTCCCGGCCGACCAGTCCGTCTCCCTGATCAAGGGCGACGACGGGTCCACCCTGGGCGTGGTCAACGTCATCCGGGACATCTCGGACCGCAAGAACGCCGAGGCCGATCTCAAGCGCAGCGAGGAAAAATTCCGGCGCATCTTCGAGACCATCGAGGAGGGGTACATGGTCACGGACCTGGCGGGGACCGTGCTCATGGTCAACCCGGCCACCTGTCGGCTGCTCCAGTTCGAGGAGTCCGAGCTGGTCGGGCGGAACATCGACACCGTGTACCGGCGGCCCGACGACAGCGAGAGCCTGCGCGAGAGCCTGTTCGCCAGGGGGGCCGTGCGGGGCCTGCAGCTGACCGCCAAACGCAAGGACGGCGCGACCATCGTCATCGAGGCCAACGCCCACCGGGTCCTCAACCACCAGGACGAGCCCGTGGCCATGGAGGGAACCTTCCGCGACATCACCCGGCGCATGGAGGCGGAAAAGGTCCTGCGCGAGAGCGAGAAGCAGTACCGCGCCTTTTTCGAGAACAACCACGCCATCATGCTCCTGACCGATCCCAAGTCCGAGCGGATCATCGACGCCAACCCGGCGGCCGAGGACTTCTACGGCTATCCCATCGAGGTCATGAAGACCATGAACCTGAGCCAGATCAACGCCCTGGACCGGGACGAGATGTTCGCCGAGATGCGCCGCTCCATGGACGAGGGCCGGGCCTACTTCATCCTCCGCCACCGGCTGGCCAACGGCGAGATCCGCAACGTGGAGGTCTACTCCGGGCCGATCATGGTCCAGGGGTCCCAGCGCCTGTACTCGGTCATCCACGACGTGACCAAGCGCATCGAACTGGAGCGGGAGATGAAGCTGCTGGCCACCACGGACGCCCTGACCGGGGCCAACAACCGCCACCAGTTCTTCGCCCTGGGCGCGGTGGAGGTCCAGCGGGCCAAGCGGTACGCCCTGCCCCTGACCGTGCTCATGCTCGACATCGACTATTTCAAGTCCATCAACGACACTTACGGCCACGCGGCCGGAGACCTGGTCCTCAAGGCACTGTCCGCGTCCGTCTCGGCCACCCTGCGCGCCTCGGACATCTTCGGCAGGCTGGGCGGGGAGGAGTTCGCGGTCATCCTGCCCCAGACCGACATCGACGAGGGGGCCGAGGCGGCCGAGCGGCTGCGGGAAACCCTGGCCGGGCTCGCCGTGGAGGTGGGGGACGAATCCATCACCTTCACGGTCTCCATGGGGGTGACCCGCATATGCGCCGGGGACAAGACCGTGGAGGATGTCCTCAACCGGGCGGACGAGGCCCTGTACAAGGCCAAGCGCATGGGCCGGAACCGGGTGGTGCGCGGCTGAGGAAAAGCGTTGCCCGGCGGCCTGTTCCGAGGGGCCGCCAGCCCCTGATAACCCTTTTCATCGGCCGGTTTTTCCTTGAAAAAAACTTGACGTTTTCCCATGGGTTTGGAATATGGTTCTGAGTTTTACGTGATGTTTTTCACAATTTATCGAAGGCCTGTCCGTGAAATGCCCGCCCGCGCCCTTGAGGCCGGGTCCGCAAGTGGCTCATTTCACGGATTGTTGCGGGTTGTTAATGACTTTTGAATCCACGTTGGCCGAACGCAAGGCCGAGCTGTCGCAGAAGTGGGCGGAACTGGTCCTCAGGACCTACCCCAAGGAAACCCAGAAAGTCTGGACCCGACAGAAAGACAGATTCCAGAACCCGGTCGGGGCGGCCATCATCGAGGCCACCGGGGAACTGATGAATCATTTGATCGAGTGGCAGGATGCGGAGCGCATCGCGCGGAGCCTGGACAAGCTCATCCGCATCCGGGCGGTGCAGGACTTCACGCCATCCCAGGCCATCAGCTTCGTCTTCCTGCTGAAAAAACTCCTTCGCGACGAGT
Proteins encoded:
- a CDS encoding Rne/Rng family ribonuclease, which gives rise to MTKKKRQKMFISVLPGEQVEVVIAEEGKVNEYYVEMVHQAKTKGNIYKGYIHNIDNGLQAAFINYGAERNGFLQIDEVHPEYYINEVPTKKGQRFPLMQKVLKPGQEVLVQVVKEPTGKKGAFLTSYLSLPGRCFVYTVGRSQIGVSRKIEDEKERDRLKTALEGFETAEGVGLIARTAAVGQSKAALERDFKYLNRLWTDIRANAQKVKAPAPVYQELGLAARAVRDYLTLDITEIWVDDKETYEQVHQFVKLAFPRKNNLVRLHEDNELSLLERFNLVKQVEEIYSREASMPSGGRLVFDATEALTAVDINSGKIGGEKNFQKMALKTNVEAAREIARQLRLRDIGGQVVIDFIEMKNPKDCREVEKVMRAEMKNDRARTDVSRISSFGLMELVRQRLGSSAIAISTEPCPCCKGTGIRRNMEWQALQALKDIHRDLRKPGSDEVQYDCEEELAIYLLNNKRGILADLEKRYEKTIHIDIEYEYDE
- a CDS encoding radical SAM protein: MAYKYVFGPVMSGRLGRSLGLDLLGDRICSMDCVYCEVGATRNRTCERRVYVPAADILRELSQWKEEGLEPPDMITLGGLGEPCLNADMERIILGAKALFPGIPVAVLTNASLMTDPEVRRELCAADVVLPSMDSLVPEEFTRVNRPDEAITPEAVADGLLAFRNEFKGKIFLEILLAEGINDSDENLGRLRIFCQRLAPDRVDVVTLTRPGTVKGVRPVDGEVLSRWRLALGGGETRPDGRRAHAGKEMSLERMTAAVTASLSRRPQTAEQLAQALGADLERVRQAVEALEKMGEVTRRDDRGETFYHGTGHVIED
- a CDS encoding sensor histidine kinase gives rise to the protein MLEITLEILRFCVLSVALGLFIHADRTVTYGRRGFLLIKIGFLLILFGIFMEITNKLDIPGWAMVGDVHLHIYLAKLLGQLAGSILLLAGLWFWLPSIRTMDEVRDELDRARSDLEEHFLARTRDLEQEVDRRCKAEAEGRIADERRRILFENSPVGITHGFVGGRFVERNKAYARMLGYDSPEEMAQAQALAGDTFSHMVDPADEERIVNLARTEDAVQGLTVRMRRKDGAIRWIRLDMAMARDHHGQNYYFYAFALDKTESRERAEALARSKRRLKGILHSLPVGVFVVDLKRHTLVDANPEALAMSGHTRQELVGQPCGDILCGDTDLCPWRTEDGHVEVEESFLVRKDGTRLPVLKNMVSTVVDGRESMVVSVQDISEQKRLEELRADVDRIVTHDLKAPIIGVIDGCRLLLMEEERLDGELSEMLHLIEHQAEKALRLIGLSLTLYRIEAGTYAYEPEPTDLMAVIREALGNLGGRIADRGQTVAVSLDGRPDDGRDALVVPANPLLLETMVSNLLLNAVEAAPDGGAISVRVAPGDPTVLVIANPGAVPGSLRETFFDKYATHGKQGGTGLGTYSARLAATAMGGAIALEVSDAEDRTTLRVTLPGA
- a CDS encoding tRNA (adenine-N1)-methyltransferase, encoding MIEPGQLILLISHKGKRYLRKLEAGGEVHTHDGKLLMDEVAEAGFGQYVKTHLGKSYLVLKPTLHDLIKGVKRQTQIMYPKEIGYLMMKLGIGPGSTVIESGTGSGGLTTALAWFVGDTGKVITYERRADFYKLAGKNLERVGLAHRVEQVNRNIEDGFLHSGADALFLDVRTPWEYLGAIPDAVIPGAMCGFLLPTVNQVSDLLRGLEDGPFAELEVLEILVRRWKPVADRLRPDDRMVAHTGFLVFARYMEQPEVQPLPGDEPEGIPDSALSDEDPDDAPVTEDDPDALEV
- a CDS encoding PAS domain S-box protein; this translates as MKNRRTTPEDRLRQRAREHAARLRDGDDPVEFWAAFCTQVLAEDDEAAPSGDDCPPDPRASRLHTLFLSLHTPVLLLNADFEVEVMNPAAVELTGAGDLEGWCRGEHAPVPLAELAPWLARALEAEGLGEGVEACKLDVPVARRHGERHFNVSVSPTADFSDRQDGYAVVLDDITARAREERELARERNRAAHYLDVVGAMVFTLDAAGRIDMVNRTACRVLGHAEGDLLGRDWVDTLVPLPDRDEIRDCLYLVLSGQAGGEDERTFRVLTREGSERTVQWQSQLLTTGGGLPVGMLVSGTDVTEQRAIEEALAKKELWLRSTFVGLGEAVLILTPGMEILDANPAAEAMFQKTQAELAGLPVGDLHVSANHYDDFLARSRAAFEAGERALFELPLKRRNGEIFPADQSVSLIKGDDGSTLGVVNVIRDISDRKNAEADLKRSEEKFRRIFETIEEGYMVTDLAGTVLMVNPATCRLLQFEESELVGRNIDTVYRRPDDSESLRESLFARGAVRGLQLTAKRKDGATIVIEANAHRVLNHQDEPVAMEGTFRDITRRMEAEKVLRESEKQYRAFFENNHAIMLLTDPKSERIIDANPAAEDFYGYPIEVMKTMNLSQINALDRDEMFAEMRRSMDEGRAYFILRHRLANGEIRNVEVYSGPIMVQGSQRLYSVIHDVTKRIELEREMKLLATTDALTGANNRHQFFALGAVEVQRAKRYALPLTVLMLDIDYFKSINDTYGHAAGDLVLKALSASVSATLRASDIFGRLGGEEFAVILPQTDIDEGAEAAERLRETLAGLAVEVGDESITFTVSMGVTRICAGDKTVEDVLNRADEALYKAKRMGRNRVVRG
- a CDS encoding RsbRD N-terminal domain-containing protein, producing MTFESTLAERKAELSQKWAELVLRTYPKETQKVWTRQKDRFQNPVGAAIIEATGELMNHLIEWQDAERIARSLDKLIRIRAVQDFTPSQAISFVFLLKKLLRDEFFQAMKKDGTLDELLRFEAKVDNLAMMSFDIYCKSREEVFRFRVEEVKRSQSSLLRKAGLVADVTAEKSAD